Proteins from one Malania oleifera isolate guangnan ecotype guangnan chromosome 4, ASM2987363v1, whole genome shotgun sequence genomic window:
- the LOC131154054 gene encoding aspartyl protease family protein 2, which produces MSSLFSFPPSTMVALSSLLPLLLLFFTSADLCSTQPVRGNATGAGAGQTTAEYLRLPLLHKIRHTTPSEALSLDAHRLSVLFSVLHPHRAFKSPIVSGASAGSGQYFVELKLGTPPQSLLLVADTGSDLIWVKCSACRNCSAHQPGSAFLARHSTTFSPSHCYDSECRLVPHPKRGRCSHTRLHSPCRFEYSYVDRSRTAGFFSKETTTLNTSSGKEAHLNKLAFGCAFQISGPSVTGSSFNGAHGVMGLGRGPISFASQLGHRFGNKFSYCLMDYTLSPPPTSYLLIGGSQRPITVGSRTTFTPLLINPVSPTFYYIGVVGVFVDGLKLRINPSVWGFDDLGNGGTIVDSGTTLTFLPAPAYRRILAAFKRRVKLPSPGAPTQGFNLCVNVSGIVKPSLPRLSFELAGKSMFSPPARNYFIDTEQGVKCLAIQPVSSPSGMSVIGNLMQQGFLFEFDTDRLRLGFSRRGCGRP; this is translated from the coding sequence ATGTCCAGCCTCTTTTCTTTTCCCCCATCAACAATGGTGGCATTGTCCTCTCTCCtccctctcctcctcctattctTCACTTCTGCAGATCTCTGCTCCACCCAGCCCGTCAGAGGAAACGCTACCGGCGCCGGCGCCGGCCAGACGACTGCCGAGTACTTGAGGCTCCCATTGCTCCACAAAATCCGACACACCACCCCATCCGAAGCTCTCTCCCTCGACGCCCACCGTCTTTCCGTCCTCTTCTCGGTGCTCCACCCCCACCGGGCTTTCAAATCCCCGATTGTCTCCGGCGCCTCCGCCGGCTCCGGCCAGTACTTCGTCGAGCTCAAGCTCGGAACCCCGCCTCAGAGCCTCCTCCTAGTAGCCGACACCGGCAGCGATCTCATCTGGGTCAAGTGCTCCGCCTGCCGCAATTGCTCCGCCCACCAACCCGGATCCGCCTTCTTGGCCCGCCATTCGACCACATTCTCCCCCAGTCACTGCTACGACTCGGAGTGTCGACTCGTTCCCCACCCGAAACGCGGCCGTTGCAGCCACACCCGCCTCCACAGCCCCTGCCGCTTCGAGTACTCCTACGTCGATAGGTCCCGCACCGCCGGGTTCTTTTCCAAAGAAACGACGACGTTGAACACTAGCTCCGGCAAAGAAGCTCATCTGAACAAGCTCGCTTTCGGGTGCGCGTTTCAGATTTCGGGTCCCAGCGTTACGGGTTCGAGCTTCAACGGAGCACATGGAGTGATGGGTTTGGGTCGAGGCCCCATTTCGTTTGCTTCCCAGCTGGGTCATCGGTTCGGGAACAAGTTCTCCTACTGTCTCATGGATTACACCCTCTCTCCACCGCCCACTAGCTACCTCTTGATCGGTGGGTCCCAACGGCCCATCACCGTTGGATCAAGAACGACCTTCACGCCTTTACTGATCAATCCTGTGTCTCCCACATTCTACTATATCGGCGTCGTGGGGGTTTTCGTCGACGGCTTGAAATTACGAATAAACCCTTCGGTTTGGGGCTTCGACGACCTAGGCAACGGCGGGACCATCGTGGATTCGGGTACGACCCTGACCTTTTTACCCGCCCCGGCCTACCGGCGGATCTTGGCGGCATTTAAACGGCGTGTGAAGTTACCCAGTCCCGGCGCGCCAACTCAGGGCTTCAATTTATGCGTGAACGTGTCGGGCATTGTGAAACCGAGTCTGCCCCGGCTGAGTTTCGAACTCGCCGGCAAGTCGATGTTCTCTCCTCCGGCGAGGAACTATTTCATCGACACGGAACAAGGCGTGAAGTGTCTGGCGATTCAGCCGGTGAGCTCGCCGTCGGGGATGTCGGTGATAGGGAATCTGATGCAACAGGGTTTCCTGTTTGAGTTCGATACAGATCGGTTGCGACTCGGTTTTTCGCGGCGGGGGTGTGGTCGCCCGTGA